The DNA region TGCGGCTCACCGTCCCGGGCGCCGACGACGGCGCCGACTTCGCGGCCCTGTGCCAGGGCAGCGGTATCGAGGTCACGCCGGTCGACGACTTCGTCACCGCCGCCTGGGCGAAACTCTGCCTGAATGCCGCGAACGGCGCCGTGACCGCCCTCACGATGCACCGCATGCCGGTCTTCGCCCACCCACGCATCGCCCAACTCGGCCGCGCCCTGGTGGAGGAGGCCCGCCAGGTCGCGCTGGCCTCGGGCGCCCACCTCCCCGCCGACCTCGCCGACCAGGTCCTCACCCGTTTGCGGTCGATGCCGCCCGAGTCCGGCAGCAGCATGCTGTGGGACCGCCTGGCCGGCCGCCAGACGGAGTACGACGCCCGCAACGGCGCAGTGGTCCGCGCCGGCGCCCGCCACGGCATCCCGACCCCGTACAACGAGACCGTCACCGCCCTCCTGGAAGCCGCGAGCGCACCGGGAAACCCTTCGTAGCGTCCGCTGGGGGAGACGGCGATGAGCCCCGGCGTACGGCCTGGCGCCGCGATCTCCGACCACGCGGCGCTCGCGACACCCGCCAGGGAGCCCACCAACACCTCGCCGGCTGGTGCGGGCCGATATCCACAGCCGCC from Streptomyces fradiae includes:
- a CDS encoding 2-dehydropantoate 2-reductase, whose product is MTRVAVVGVGAVGGVVAAGLMSTGRLDVTACVRSPLGRLRIERPDGSALETSVSEATDPAELSPVEWVVLATKAHQTPAASPWLSRLCGPTTRVAVLQNGVEHRERVAPLAGPARIVPAVVEISAESRHRGQVRLFGPLRLTVPGADDGADFAALCQGSGIEVTPVDDFVTAAWAKLCLNAANGAVTALTMHRMPVFAHPRIAQLGRALVEEARQVALASGAHLPADLADQVLTRLRSMPPESGSSMLWDRLAGRQTEYDARNGAVVRAGARHGIPTPYNETVTALLEAASAPGNPS